The Hydrogenobacter thermophilus TK-6 genome window below encodes:
- the rpmC gene encoding 50S ribosomal protein L29, translating into MKADELRKLSIKDLMKKEEELRRELLRLRFKKKVEGLPNIMAIRNTRKALARVLTVIREKELRGEET; encoded by the coding sequence ATGAAGGCGGATGAACTGAGAAAGCTGAGTATAAAAGACCTCATGAAGAAAGAGGAAGAGCTGAGAAGGGAGCTTTTGAGGCTCAGGTTTAAAAAGAAGGTGGAGGGCTTACCCAACATCATGGCTATAAGGAACACCAGAAAAGCTCTGGCGAGAGTTCTTACGGTGATAAGAGAAAAGGAGTTAAGAGGTGAAGAAACATGA